A genomic segment from Saprospiraceae bacterium encodes:
- the rpsF gene encoding 30S ribosomal protein S6, translated as MKNYEVTFIVDPVLSGDEIKATAQTYVDQVKQEGFNIIHVDDMGLRTLAYPINRRNSGVYFSIEFEGPNGELIDKLELALRRDERIMRFLCIKLDKYGVKYNEDKRNGLIGKSKKKQDKKGRANGAPPASPSKGPQQPAAKPAAKAAAPVLTAPVISEEEE; from the coding sequence ATGAAAAATTATGAAGTAACCTTCATTGTAGACCCAGTGCTGTCGGGGGACGAGATCAAAGCGACAGCTCAGACATATGTCGATCAGGTTAAACAGGAAGGATTTAATATCATTCATGTGGATGATATGGGCCTTCGAACTTTAGCTTATCCTATAAATCGCCGCAATTCCGGAGTGTATTTCTCCATCGAATTCGAAGGACCTAATGGCGAATTGATCGACAAGTTGGAACTGGCTCTACGAAGAGATGAGCGCATCATGCGCTTTTTGTGTATTAAACTTGACAAGTACGGTGTAAAGTACAACGAAGACAAGAGGAACGGATTGATTGGTAAATCCAAGAAAAAGCAGGACAAAAAAGGACGTGCTAATGGCGCTCCTCCAGCGTCCCCAAGCAAAGGACCTCAACAACCTGCTGCTAAACCAGCAGCGAAGGCGGCAGCTCCTGTCTTAACTGCTCCTGTAATTTCAGAAGAAGAAGAGTAA
- a CDS encoding M48 family metallopeptidase produces the protein MKSKIEQLLIQHGPIAVPAKIHLERRYNVRYSMSKKGAILRMPSNISANDKIRYTEQFLGWVKKQLDNRLDLAQLYTVKSYRHGDIMQVGQRTYTLHINVGDRKTHGGRLLHRDIYLELSNAQEGMALTSSIKTLLSRLIAQDFLPAISQRVAVLNQQYFQKKIKGVRLKYNRSNWGSCSSSGNVNLSTRLLFAPDLVIDYVIIHELAHLVEMNHSPRFWAVVSNVMSDYKRQEKWLKQNGHLCDF, from the coding sequence ATGAAATCGAAGATAGAACAATTATTGATTCAGCATGGGCCAATAGCGGTGCCTGCAAAAATTCACCTGGAACGCAGGTATAACGTTCGTTATTCGATGAGTAAGAAAGGAGCTATTTTGAGAATGCCTTCAAATATCTCAGCAAATGATAAAATCCGTTACACGGAACAATTTCTTGGCTGGGTAAAAAAACAATTGGATAATAGGTTGGATTTAGCCCAACTCTATACGGTCAAATCGTACCGGCATGGCGATATTATGCAAGTTGGTCAACGAACCTATACCCTCCACATCAATGTAGGAGATCGAAAAACACATGGTGGGCGCCTACTCCATAGGGATATATATTTAGAACTAAGTAATGCCCAAGAGGGAATGGCGCTCACCAGTAGTATTAAGACCCTGCTAAGTAGACTAATTGCACAAGATTTTTTGCCAGCTATTAGCCAAAGGGTGGCTGTACTTAATCAACAATATTTTCAAAAAAAGATCAAAGGGGTAAGGTTAAAATACAATCGCTCCAATTGGGGAAGTTGTTCTTCATCGGGCAATGTTAATCTCTCGACCCGATTATTATTTGCCCCAGACTTGGTTATTGATTATGTGATCATTCATGAATTGGCCCATTTAGTGGAGATGAACCATTCGCCCAGGTTTTGGGCAGTGGTGAGCAATGTTATGTCGGATTATAAGCGCCAGGAAAAATGGTTGAAACAAAACGGCCATCTTTGCGATTTCTAA
- the serC gene encoding 3-phosphoserine/phosphohydroxythreonine transaminase, with product MKKYNFYAGPAILPASVMAEAAQSVVDFNGSGLSILEISHRSKECIAMLEETEALVHELLGIGDDFAVLFLGGGASSQFYMIPHNLLAENKKAGYVDTGSWSSKAIKEAKFYGQTEVLASSKDKNYSYIPKGYAIPEDLAYLHLTSNNTIFGTQFQDFPETAVPVICDMSSDIFSKPLDMSKFDLIYAGAQKNLGPAGATLVIIRRALLEKTARSMPTMLNYKTHIDVQSSYNTPPVFPIYVSMLTLRWLKANGGLTAMEAKNKVKGQILYEEIDRNPLFKGVAAKEDRSLMNVNFVLSEENGQLEKEFLAACKAAGCIGLEGHRSVGGFRASIYNAMPKEGVEMLVSVMQDLASKH from the coding sequence ATGAAAAAGTACAATTTTTACGCTGGCCCGGCTATCCTGCCTGCTAGCGTTATGGCAGAAGCAGCTCAATCTGTCGTCGACTTTAACGGTAGCGGACTATCGATACTGGAGATTTCTCACCGAAGTAAGGAATGTATTGCAATGTTGGAGGAAACCGAAGCATTGGTACATGAATTATTAGGTATAGGGGACGACTTCGCGGTCTTATTTCTAGGTGGTGGTGCCAGCTCCCAGTTTTATATGATCCCACATAACCTTCTTGCTGAAAATAAAAAAGCTGGGTATGTAGATACAGGAAGCTGGTCTAGCAAAGCCATCAAAGAGGCTAAGTTTTATGGCCAAACCGAAGTATTAGCTTCTTCAAAGGACAAGAACTATTCTTATATTCCGAAGGGATATGCCATACCGGAAGATTTAGCCTACCTGCACCTTACCAGCAACAACACCATTTTTGGTACGCAGTTTCAGGACTTTCCGGAAACGGCAGTGCCTGTTATATGCGATATGTCTTCTGATATTTTCAGTAAGCCATTAGATATGTCAAAATTTGATTTGATATATGCAGGTGCACAAAAAAACCTAGGCCCTGCTGGTGCCACCCTAGTCATCATTCGTAGAGCCCTTTTGGAAAAAACAGCAAGGAGCATGCCAACCATGCTTAATTATAAGACGCACATAGATGTCCAATCCAGCTATAATACGCCGCCAGTCTTTCCTATTTATGTCAGCATGCTAACGCTTCGGTGGCTGAAGGCGAATGGAGGGTTAACAGCGATGGAGGCAAAAAATAAAGTAAAGGGGCAAATCCTTTATGAGGAGATTGATCGCAATCCGCTCTTTAAAGGTGTAGCAGCCAAAGAAGATCGATCCTTAATGAATGTCAACTTTGTATTAAGCGAAGAAAATGGGCAGTTGGAAAAAGAATTTTTAGCGGCCTGCAAGGCTGCAGGGTGTATTGGGCTGGAGGGCCATCGATCTGTAGGTGGGTTTAGGGCATCCATTTATAATGCCATGCCCAAAGAAGGTGTAGAAATGTTGGTATCCGTTATGCAGGACTTGGCTTCAAAGCATTAA
- the rpsR gene encoding 30S ribosomal protein S18, whose amino-acid sequence MASRDDIKFLSNPKIGQKRTKYCRFKKFGIKHIDYRDADFLLQFVNGQGKILPRRITGNSLKYQRKVATAIKRARHLAMLPYVTDMLK is encoded by the coding sequence ATGGCTTCTAGAGACGATATTAAATTTTTGAGTAATCCTAAAATTGGACAAAAGCGGACAAAGTATTGCCGCTTCAAAAAATTTGGGATTAAGCATATTGACTACAGAGATGCCGACTTTCTACTTCAATTTGTGAATGGTCAAGGTAAAATTTTGCCTCGACGAATCACTGGCAACTCTTTGAAATACCAAAGAAAAGTTGCTACGGCTATTAAAAGAGCCAGACATTTGGCCATGTTGCCTTATGTCACCGACATGTTGAAGTAA
- a CDS encoding caspase family protein: MKKTNLLLLFFCLSFCTLLSAQCISGDCNNGKGIFLFPGGAKYIGQFHRGEIQGLGSFYYTNGGTYRGEWQRGKQEGKGYKTQPDGTRLEGIWKGGRLIENKDITGTFGQQTDLQESGCISGDCISGQGVYIHPNGSVYIGAFKDGEINGMGICHYPDGSKYQGEWYRRYPEGNGTKWYVDGSTRTGHWKRGQPVDAYGKYAPLKGTNPLTEEFTIQSGCLKGDCSNGNGVFAYPDGSKYEGYFVLNKPEGKGTFFYPNGDKYKGEFRQGYRHGKGSLQHAQGKITEGLWKEGEFIGGDKNATNNSIGCVEGDCQNGYGKYVYRDGAKYEGTFKNGFPHGRGVVIYQNGERYEGEMANAAFSGFGTLFMQDGLKASGYWKDGTFIGNQSPYDTHDTQQTPAYVNQFANPNFKVWAVIVGVSAYDHMPVLKYPDDDAYRIYAFLKSPEGGALDDEQIRILIDEDATKAKITQTMKDLFWKAGPNDLVFLYFSGHGLKGAFLPIDFDGASNKLYHEEVNAILNLSRAKLKLCIADACHSGSLLAMRDGRYPAALNTYYESLAQSKEGTALIMSSKSDETSLESSGLRQGVFSHFLIRGLKGEADANRNKIVTIQELFDFVYNRVRSYTGNRQSPVIQGNYDTEMTVGVSR; the protein is encoded by the coding sequence ATGAAGAAAACGAATTTACTGCTATTGTTTTTTTGCCTATCTTTTTGCACGCTACTTTCAGCTCAATGCATTTCTGGCGACTGTAATAATGGAAAAGGCATCTTTCTTTTTCCTGGTGGAGCCAAGTATATTGGCCAATTTCACCGTGGTGAGATTCAAGGCTTAGGAAGCTTTTATTATACAAATGGTGGAACCTACCGCGGCGAATGGCAAAGGGGAAAACAAGAAGGGAAAGGCTATAAAACCCAGCCAGATGGAACCCGCTTGGAAGGCATTTGGAAGGGGGGGCGCTTGATTGAAAACAAAGATATCACAGGTACTTTTGGCCAACAGACTGATTTGCAGGAAAGTGGATGTATCAGTGGAGATTGTATCTCAGGGCAAGGCGTTTATATTCATCCTAATGGCTCTGTCTACATTGGGGCATTTAAAGATGGAGAAATAAACGGAATGGGCATTTGTCATTATCCGGATGGTAGTAAATACCAGGGGGAATGGTACCGCCGGTATCCTGAAGGAAATGGTACCAAATGGTATGTAGATGGAAGCACGCGTACAGGGCATTGGAAAAGAGGCCAACCAGTAGATGCTTATGGAAAATACGCCCCCTTAAAAGGTACAAATCCATTGACAGAAGAATTCACCATTCAATCGGGTTGTCTCAAAGGTGATTGTAGCAATGGAAACGGCGTTTTTGCCTATCCAGATGGCAGCAAATATGAAGGGTATTTTGTGTTGAATAAACCCGAAGGAAAGGGCACTTTTTTCTATCCTAATGGTGATAAATATAAAGGCGAATTTCGCCAAGGTTATCGACATGGTAAGGGCTCCTTGCAACATGCTCAGGGAAAAATCACGGAAGGATTATGGAAAGAAGGAGAGTTTATCGGGGGAGATAAAAATGCTACTAACAATTCAATCGGATGTGTGGAGGGAGATTGTCAAAATGGCTATGGCAAATATGTTTATAGAGATGGTGCCAAATATGAGGGTACCTTTAAAAATGGATTTCCACATGGTAGGGGTGTTGTAATATATCAGAATGGAGAACGTTATGAAGGCGAAATGGCGAATGCTGCCTTTAGTGGTTTTGGTACGCTCTTTATGCAAGATGGACTCAAAGCGAGTGGGTACTGGAAAGATGGCACTTTTATTGGCAACCAATCACCTTATGACACCCACGATACGCAACAGACTCCTGCTTATGTCAATCAATTTGCTAATCCCAATTTCAAAGTTTGGGCAGTCATCGTAGGCGTATCAGCTTATGATCATATGCCTGTTTTGAAATACCCTGATGATGATGCTTACCGAATTTATGCCTTTCTCAAAAGCCCTGAAGGAGGAGCACTCGATGATGAACAGATTCGTATCTTGATTGACGAAGATGCCACAAAAGCTAAAATTACCCAGACCATGAAAGACTTGTTTTGGAAAGCTGGCCCGAATGACCTGGTTTTCCTCTATTTTTCCGGTCATGGCCTGAAAGGTGCCTTCTTGCCTATCGATTTCGATGGCGCTTCTAACAAATTATATCACGAAGAGGTAAATGCTATTCTAAACCTAAGTAGGGCCAAACTCAAACTTTGTATTGCCGACGCCTGTCATTCAGGGAGCCTACTCGCCATGCGTGATGGCAGATACCCCGCCGCCTTGAATACCTACTACGAATCCTTAGCCCAATCGAAAGAAGGAACGGCCCTCATTATGTCTTCTAAATCGGATGAAACATCTCTGGAATCAAGCGGATTGAGACAAGGTGTCTTCAGCCATTTCCTGATTCGCGGACTTAAAGGAGAAGCGGATGCCAATAGGAATAAAATCGTTACCATTCAGGAATTATTTGATTTTGTGTATAACAGGGTGCGCAGTTATACCGGCAACCGCCAGTCTCCTGTGATCCAAGGAAACTACGATACAGAAATGACCGTTGGGGTTTCTCGGTGA
- a CDS encoding caspase family protein yields MKELLSLLAVLFFPALCMAQDCIKGNCQNGYGTCVYPGGAKYIGDFKDGKIHGKGIFYYQNGDKYIGNWENQQREGTGRLILSNKDEYFGEFQNDQMGPTGKMTYANGNIYEGQWKKNEPHGKGVFLFANQDRYEGLFSNGQCEGPGTMYYSDGSSFKGEWHHNKRHGQGVMTFDDGERVSGQWEDDQYLADWGRLAYDGDTTYLRNCNQLHCADGKGKFTYNDGSKYVGDFKAGVPEGMGTTYYIAGDRYEGGWKQNAPHGKGVMYYVNGKSVGAIWDFGRPVKKLFVKNEQVNQGPISVDQNKEVKIWAVIIGAARYAHMPALRYTDDDAYQIYAFLKSPEGGALPDNQLKLLIDEDATRGNILQAMRGVFLRADENDVIMFYFSGHGLQGSFLPVDYDGYNNLLKHEEINNLLRASKAKHKLVIADACHSGSILAAKTTIQTALQKYYAAFEDTQGGTALMMSSKGEEYSLEDGGLRSGIFSHFLVRGLKGEADRDRDSIVTVEELFNFVYQNVRSYTGNVQTPTLTGKFDQLMPVAVIR; encoded by the coding sequence ATGAAGGAGCTATTGAGTCTGTTGGCGGTGCTATTTTTCCCCGCTTTATGTATGGCCCAAGATTGTATCAAAGGCAATTGCCAAAATGGCTATGGTACCTGTGTTTACCCTGGTGGTGCAAAGTATATCGGTGATTTCAAAGATGGAAAAATTCACGGTAAGGGTATTTTTTATTACCAGAATGGTGACAAATATATTGGCAATTGGGAAAATCAACAACGAGAAGGTACTGGCCGCCTCATTTTATCTAACAAAGATGAATATTTTGGAGAATTTCAGAATGACCAGATGGGACCCACTGGAAAAATGACTTATGCCAATGGCAATATATACGAGGGCCAATGGAAAAAAAATGAGCCACATGGAAAAGGCGTTTTCCTTTTTGCAAACCAAGATCGCTATGAAGGGCTCTTCAGTAATGGGCAATGCGAAGGCCCGGGAACCATGTATTATTCAGATGGATCATCCTTTAAAGGGGAATGGCATCACAACAAAAGACATGGCCAAGGGGTGATGACTTTCGATGATGGCGAACGGGTTAGCGGTCAATGGGAAGATGACCAGTACCTGGCTGATTGGGGACGTTTGGCTTATGACGGAGACACCACCTACCTTCGCAATTGTAACCAACTCCATTGCGCAGATGGGAAAGGAAAATTCACCTACAATGATGGTTCTAAATATGTTGGAGATTTTAAAGCCGGTGTTCCGGAAGGAATGGGGACGACCTACTATATTGCTGGCGACCGATACGAGGGGGGGTGGAAACAAAATGCGCCACATGGAAAAGGCGTAATGTATTATGTCAACGGAAAATCCGTAGGCGCAATTTGGGACTTTGGCAGACCCGTCAAAAAACTATTTGTTAAAAATGAACAGGTCAATCAAGGGCCTATTAGCGTCGACCAGAATAAGGAGGTTAAAATCTGGGCAGTCATTATTGGGGCAGCACGCTATGCCCATATGCCTGCCCTTCGCTATACCGATGATGATGCCTACCAGATATACGCGTTTCTCAAAAGCCCCGAAGGTGGCGCCTTACCTGACAATCAACTGAAATTGCTGATTGATGAAGATGCCACTCGTGGAAATATTCTTCAAGCGATGCGAGGGGTCTTTCTTCGGGCAGATGAAAATGATGTCATTATGTTTTATTTCTCGGGTCATGGACTCCAAGGTTCTTTCTTACCCGTTGATTATGATGGCTACAATAACTTGCTTAAGCATGAGGAGATCAATAACTTACTGAGGGCAAGCAAGGCCAAACACAAACTCGTGATTGCGGATGCCTGCCACTCTGGTAGCATTTTGGCTGCAAAAACAACTATCCAGACTGCCTTGCAAAAGTACTATGCCGCTTTTGAGGATACCCAGGGAGGAACGGCCTTGATGATGTCTTCTAAAGGTGAGGAGTATTCCCTGGAAGATGGCGGCCTTCGGTCTGGTATCTTTAGTCACTTCTTGGTGAGGGGCCTCAAAGGAGAAGCCGACCGCGATAGAGATAGCATCGTAACTGTCGAAGAATTGTTTAATTTTGTTTATCAAAATGTAAGATCCTACACCGGAAATGTCCAAACGCCAACATTGACAGGTAAATTTGATCAACTGATGCCCGTGGCAGTGATTCGGTAA
- the rplI gene encoding 50S ribosomal protein L9 has protein sequence MDIILLQDIDKVGDKHTIVNVKDGYGRNYLIPQGMAIIANDTNRRRLNELKRKDEAQEAKKLSVYQEIANKIGNQVLKIGAKAGTSGKIFGSVTNVQLAMALNDQFAVEVDRRKIILPEEVKELGSYKAVLNLHKQVQPEISFEVVAE, from the coding sequence ATGGATATAATTTTGCTCCAAGATATTGATAAGGTAGGTGATAAGCATACCATCGTAAATGTAAAGGATGGATATGGCCGTAACTACCTCATCCCTCAGGGAATGGCTATCATTGCTAATGATACCAACCGCCGTCGCCTCAATGAATTGAAACGCAAAGACGAGGCACAGGAAGCTAAAAAACTTTCTGTTTACCAAGAAATTGCAAATAAAATTGGCAATCAGGTATTAAAAATCGGTGCCAAAGCTGGAACCAGCGGCAAGATTTTTGGTAGCGTTACCAATGTGCAGTTAGCAATGGCATTGAACGACCAGTTTGCCGTAGAAGTTGACCGACGGAAGATCATTCTTCCTGAAGAGGTTAAAGAACTGGGATCTTATAAAGCTGTTCTTAATCTTCACAAGCAAGTACAGCCAGAAATCTCCTTCGAGGTTGTAGCTGAATAA
- a CDS encoding CBS domain-containing protein, which produces MGEQQVTIASDQEVMQRFIRNLLRDVQALEYMLKEEWFEDDIVRIGAEQEMCLVDKKTFKPATIAMEVLAKTKSWTWLETELAKFNLETNMIPRVFEGDCLSKMEAEVNDYLTKIRKKLEGFNADLILTGILPTLRKFDLDMENLTPKERYKALMEAINSQLIGSSYELRLMGIDEILVKHDSPLLEACNTSFQVHLQVAPKQFVSYYNIAQTLAAPVMAMAANSPILFGKRLWHETRIALFQQALDIRTTHDHMRERSPRVSFGTGWLEESIMEIYKEDIARFRVLLSAEVEEDSIALIQEGKVPRLRALQVHNSTVYRWNRPCYGISESGKPHLRIENRVLPAGPTTVDEIANAAFWLGAMVGMGLAYKDIRTHISWEDVRDNFAKAAQFGIDTKFTWFGDKKISACDLVLEELLPLARQGLQNQHVKQEDIDKYLGIIEARARGHMNGARWQLRAFTKLRKQVSRDEALSVLTACIIENQTKGNPVHTWELPKVEDLKEYRPAKLKVEEFMETDLFTAQQDDLIELVAELMDWRKVRYMPVEDSKGNLCGLITSRLLLRYYTQYNRINGKKATQVKDIMIKHPITIEPSATILKAMQILRDNKIGCLPVVKEGELIGIITEMEFLHISGRLIERLEKE; this is translated from the coding sequence ATGGGTGAACAACAAGTGACTATAGCAAGTGATCAGGAGGTAATGCAGCGCTTTATAAGAAATTTGCTGCGTGACGTACAAGCCCTGGAATATATGTTGAAAGAGGAATGGTTTGAGGACGATATTGTGAGGATTGGCGCCGAGCAGGAGATGTGTTTGGTTGATAAAAAAACCTTTAAACCGGCGACGATTGCGATGGAGGTTTTAGCCAAAACTAAAAGCTGGACATGGCTCGAAACAGAATTGGCTAAATTCAATCTGGAGACCAACATGATCCCACGGGTTTTTGAAGGTGATTGCCTTAGCAAAATGGAAGCAGAGGTAAACGATTATCTGACTAAAATCAGGAAAAAACTAGAGGGGTTTAACGCTGACCTGATCCTAACCGGCATTTTACCTACTTTGAGGAAGTTTGATCTCGATATGGAGAATCTCACACCCAAAGAACGGTATAAGGCATTGATGGAAGCCATCAACAGCCAGTTAATTGGATCGTCTTATGAGCTTAGATTGATGGGGATTGATGAAATATTGGTCAAACATGACTCCCCTTTGTTGGAGGCTTGCAACACGAGTTTTCAGGTTCACCTGCAAGTTGCTCCAAAACAATTCGTTTCATACTACAATATCGCCCAAACCCTGGCTGCACCCGTCATGGCCATGGCTGCCAATTCACCTATTTTGTTTGGCAAGCGCCTGTGGCACGAAACTCGGATCGCTTTGTTTCAACAAGCCTTGGATATCCGCACCACTCACGATCACATGCGAGAACGATCCCCCAGGGTTAGTTTTGGCACAGGATGGTTGGAGGAATCTATTATGGAAATTTACAAAGAGGATATTGCCCGCTTCCGCGTTTTGTTGAGTGCCGAAGTAGAAGAGGATTCGATTGCTTTAATCCAAGAGGGGAAAGTACCCAGGTTAAGAGCTTTGCAAGTTCACAATTCTACGGTTTATCGTTGGAACAGACCTTGTTACGGGATAAGTGAGTCTGGAAAGCCTCACCTAAGAATTGAAAACAGGGTATTGCCTGCGGGGCCAACAACGGTTGATGAGATTGCTAATGCGGCTTTCTGGTTGGGGGCTATGGTTGGAATGGGGCTTGCCTATAAAGATATTAGAACCCATATTTCATGGGAAGACGTGAGAGATAATTTCGCCAAAGCAGCCCAGTTTGGTATCGATACAAAATTCACATGGTTTGGGGATAAAAAGATTTCCGCTTGTGACTTGGTGCTGGAAGAGCTACTTCCCCTTGCCCGCCAAGGGCTCCAAAACCAACACGTGAAACAGGAAGATATCGACAAATACCTGGGCATCATTGAGGCGCGGGCCAGAGGACATATGAATGGCGCCCGATGGCAATTACGGGCTTTCACCAAGTTGCGTAAGCAAGTTAGCAGAGATGAAGCCCTCAGTGTATTGACAGCCTGTATCATCGAAAATCAAACCAAAGGAAACCCCGTTCACACCTGGGAATTACCAAAAGTAGAAGACTTGAAAGAGTATAGACCCGCCAAATTAAAGGTGGAAGAATTTATGGAAACCGACCTTTTTACCGCTCAACAGGATGATTTGATTGAGCTGGTGGCTGAGTTGATGGACTGGAGAAAGGTCCGTTACATGCCCGTAGAGGATTCCAAAGGAAATTTATGTGGCCTGATTACCTCCCGACTACTGTTGCGGTATTATACCCAATATAATCGGATCAATGGCAAAAAGGCGACTCAGGTTAAGGATATTATGATTAAACACCCCATTACGATTGAACCCTCCGCAACGATCCTAAAAGCAATGCAAATCCTACGGGATAACAAGATCGGATGTTTACCTGTCGTCAAAGAGGGGGAATTGATTGGGATTATTACGGAAATGGAATTTCTTCATATCTCCGGGCGCTTAATTGAACGCCTGGAAAAAGAATAA
- a CDS encoding DUF4920 domain-containing protein, which produces MSILSKLFYLIVLVSTFGCSSSSDSQSTAAEDQKTDTAFKEFGASFVSNEVLSYEELLNQIAAKDSLEVTVKGKVEAVCQAKGCWMNIRGEQAGTEEMVVKFKDYGFFVPKDISGREVVMQGKAYREITPVDELRHLAEDAGKSAEEVATITEPKVELKFMASGVRLLGE; this is translated from the coding sequence ATGAGCATCTTATCCAAATTGTTTTACTTAATAGTTCTTGTCTCCACTTTTGGCTGTTCTTCCTCCAGCGACAGCCAATCTACCGCTGCTGAAGATCAAAAAACGGATACAGCTTTCAAAGAATTCGGTGCTAGTTTTGTTAGCAATGAGGTATTGTCCTATGAAGAATTACTCAATCAAATAGCAGCAAAAGACTCCCTTGAAGTTACCGTAAAGGGAAAGGTTGAAGCGGTGTGTCAGGCCAAGGGATGTTGGATGAATATTCGGGGTGAGCAAGCAGGTACAGAGGAGATGGTAGTCAAATTTAAGGACTATGGTTTTTTTGTACCCAAAGACATATCAGGTCGTGAAGTGGTGATGCAAGGCAAAGCCTATAGAGAAATCACGCCGGTCGATGAATTGCGTCACCTCGCTGAAGACGCTGGAAAATCGGCAGAAGAGGTTGCCACCATTACGGAACCCAAAGTTGAGTTGAAATTTATGGCGAGTGGCGTTCGCTTGTTGGGTGAATAA
- a CDS encoding HD domain-containing protein has protein sequence MNYHGAKAFILDKLQYELSDKLAYHGIHHTLDVLYTTDELCYLEKISPYHTLLLKTAALFHDSGFTIGNTDHESLGCTLVKKHLPEYGYTPSQIDMICGMVMATKIPQSPTNFLEKIICDADLDYLGRDDFYDVGATLFEELKSYNVLSDEKDWNRIQVNFLEKHQFLTSTNIRRRASRKEKYLNELKALVATY, from the coding sequence ATGAATTATCACGGAGCGAAGGCGTTTATCCTTGACAAATTGCAATACGAGTTATCAGACAAGTTGGCTTATCATGGCATTCACCATACGTTGGATGTATTGTATACCACTGATGAATTGTGTTATTTAGAGAAGATTTCCCCTTACCATACGCTTTTGCTCAAAACAGCTGCCTTGTTTCATGATTCAGGTTTTACGATTGGCAATACAGATCATGAATCCTTAGGCTGCACCCTAGTTAAAAAACATTTGCCGGAGTACGGTTACACTCCAAGCCAGATTGATATGATCTGCGGAATGGTAATGGCTACTAAAATTCCACAAAGCCCTACTAATTTTTTAGAAAAAATCATTTGTGATGCAGATTTAGACTATTTGGGGCGGGATGATTTTTACGATGTTGGCGCCACGCTATTCGAAGAGCTTAAGTCCTATAATGTTTTAAGCGATGAAAAGGATTGGAACCGAATTCAGGTCAATTTTTTAGAAAAACACCAATTCCTCACCTCAACTAACATCAGACGCCGAGCGAGTAGGAAGGAGAAATACCTAAACGAGCTCAAAGCCCTGGTTGCTACTTATTAA
- a CDS encoding kelch repeat-containing protein, which produces MKLLYLLLISSLAAATSLDAQTARLKFQKLKPLPYGRYDMAYATDGELIYLIGGSGHRQNLNSDIFTYLVKYGTWLKLRTGLPFENRKKGAAVFLPTQNRIYLIGGVGEYQPDYAPSRNQAYLLKDIEYIDTRTKRLEKWGPNQHRAASVGVSTWNGKLYMFGGAKVANDERFGFNYLADFNELDPLSGEWKSLPSMPHAKETQGCIIDGILYTFGGFNGATFREIHGYDLAKGEWRKIGDLPNPLRSHVVTSWKNFVFLIGDVTKQDYLAIYDTSTGETREFKTNMNGHSRGACVINDKLYVFGGLLFSTNNATKDTLFVLDLKELFNK; this is translated from the coding sequence ATGAAATTGTTATACCTATTGCTAATCTCAAGTTTAGCTGCTGCTACTTCATTGGATGCACAAACTGCTCGACTCAAGTTTCAAAAATTGAAACCCTTACCTTACGGAAGGTATGATATGGCCTATGCCACGGATGGTGAACTGATTTACCTGATTGGTGGCTCAGGGCACCGGCAAAACCTAAACAGTGACATTTTCACCTACCTTGTTAAGTACGGAACCTGGCTTAAGTTGCGCACCGGCCTACCTTTTGAAAACCGAAAAAAGGGTGCCGCCGTTTTCTTACCTACACAAAACAGGATTTATTTGATCGGTGGGGTAGGTGAGTACCAACCTGATTACGCACCTTCGCGTAACCAAGCGTATCTTTTAAAGGATATTGAATACATTGATACTCGTACTAAGAGATTGGAAAAATGGGGACCCAATCAACATCGCGCAGCTAGTGTTGGCGTATCAACTTGGAATGGCAAACTTTATATGTTTGGAGGAGCCAAAGTTGCCAATGATGAGCGCTTTGGATTTAATTATTTAGCAGATTTTAATGAACTTGACCCCCTTAGCGGTGAATGGAAATCACTGCCCTCCATGCCGCATGCTAAAGAAACCCAGGGTTGTATTATTGATGGTATATTATATACTTTCGGAGGCTTTAATGGCGCGACCTTTAGGGAGATTCATGGATATGATCTGGCCAAAGGGGAATGGCGGAAAATTGGCGATTTACCTAACCCTCTTCGTTCGCATGTGGTGACTTCCTGGAAAAATTTCGTTTTTTTGATTGGAGATGTAACTAAGCAAGACTATTTGGCTATTTATGATACCTCCACCGGTGAGACGCGCGAGTTCAAAACCAATATGAATGGACATTCCAGAGGTGCTTGCGTGATAAACGATAAATTATACGTATTTGGGGGATTACTCTTTTCAACGAATAATGCCACTAAAGATACCCTATTTGTCCTTGATTTGAAGGAGCTATTTAATAAGTAG